The nucleotide sequence ACAACCAATCAGCTCACCCAGAGGCGTcagctcagccaatcagaggcagcgATGAGGCTCCTCGGTGCGAGGGGGCGGGGACAAAGTTACCAGGTAACCAGTCAAACAGTCCGGTGATAGGATGGCGATGCGGAAGGTTTGGACTTAACTTCTTTTCACTTCACTGTGATCATTTACTCTTCAATGAAAACgaatcagagacagagacagagacagagacagcgttTCTTCTTGTCTCCACTTTAGTTTTTAGACTGTGTCGCAGAAATGACGTCAAAATACTCCGTCGCATTGTTTTGCACCTGCTAGCTTCATGAGCTAGTAGCATAATCAGATGGTTAAACTCCTGCTAGTTTAGTTCACTTCCTGGGGTAAAGTTAAGTCAGGAGCAGttataaaaaagtatttaaccAGCTTATTACTTCATTAGTGGATCATTTAGTGATTGCTTTCTTCATTTGACCTAATTGGAGTTTATTCCTGCATCTTGAAAGTATTTGATACAGACCAGGGGTTTTTATAAAGTCTGAGACTTTGTTCCTCCCCCTGGAAAAAAGTTCAACTTTCTCCGTTTTCCTGGAGATATCATCAAGATCCTGCTGTTTCATCCCACAGACACTCAACAATTAAGCCAAGATATCATAATATTGCTTTTTGACATTACCTCACACTTCTCCAAATACATAAAGTCTGTCCTGTGAGGTTTTTATTCCAAACAACTTCATTTGTCCCCGGAGGGCAATTCTGAGCACATAGAGCATGTCAAGACAACAATTAAGAGCGAAAACAACGATGACATCAGTGCAATGTCCACAGACAGTTATAAATCAATGCAGTTTTCTATGATTaattgataaaaataataataaataactataattaTAGAGTCAGAGTAGTGTATATGACAGAGAACAGGATAAAGGCTGTGAAAACTGATTGTAAGAACGTAGATAAATTAAATACTGAATGATTAAAGTGATATTGAGATAAGTAATACAGACATAAATTATGTACAGTTAATGTGAATGAAGAATCTATCAGATTTGGACAAAATTTAAACGACTGCATCTCTAAACTGTTTCTGTAACCAACTCATACAGATTCAGGCTGTTTATATCGAGCTCCTTTTGTAattaatgtaaaacaaaaaattcaGGCGGCATGTTTGATGATATGCATTTGCTGCTTTGTCCAGGTTATGAAGTTAGCAAAGCCTCATGCATCATTTTCTATAACGTCTCTTACAGGACTTGAAGTCTAATGCAAGCAGCAAGTTGGTGATCACCTCTGTTGCCTTTCAAGACCACATCACGCGGAGCCTGCTGCAGTCAGATGTCTCACTGTCTGACCCTTTCCTGAGATGCAAAAGAAAAGCAGCCACAAGCCCACATGCAAGAGGAAGAGTGGAAGGTTTGCACAGGCCGGATGACTGGCGAGACGAGAGGGAATATGTTCTGGATCCTGCTCCTCCTACTTTAACATTAGGTAAACAACAAATAACTTCCAGACTTAGGAATGTTTTTTATGTAAGAAAATCTCAacagtgtatatgtgtatgttttaGCCCAGAAGATGGGATTGGTGGCTCCCCCAGCAGAGAGACTGATGGAGGACGAATGGCTGCAGGTCAAGGCGAGGTCCGTTCAGCAGGGGGAATCCGCTCAGCCCTGTGCGATATGCAGGGAGGAGTTTCGCCTGCAGCCTCAGGTATTCATCCAACACGGTTGCTACTTTTAATACTCTGTGAGAGACCTCTTACTTTTTTGTAGGTTATTTTCAATGTTCTGTGTCTGTCCTTGGGGAAACCTGTGTTTCCACAaaagcacacaaatacacacacaaagccccCCCTTCCTCCTGCAGTTCCTGTATGTTCTAATCTGTGTAGACAACTGTACAAATTTACCCATACTGCCTTGGAACTCAAGTGTGACGTGATGATGTAGCAATCAGTGTGTAACTGTGAGGGTCTTTCAGTCTTTTACACCTTTCCGATCCCCTTTTAAGATGCCAATCTCCTCAAGAATGCGGGACTAGAATAGGCGGCCTCACAAAGCACAGTTGCCATAGATGCGTGTGTAAATATTAGTTTGActcagggggagaaaaaaaagttaattagaGGCTGCTAACAAGGGAAAGTGACAAGAGGGAATCTTTGTTGATTTGGCATTTTCATGGAAGCCTTCATATTGTGACAATGCCACTGTGCCACAGTCTTTCAAGTCTTTAAAGGACATTGAAAAATGCTTACAACAGCAGTTGCTCTGAACCAGTTGTGTGAACCGAAATCTTTGTTACTCTCCAGCTCTTGTTATTTCAATATCAACCAAATATTCTCTGTAATAAATCACGATGTAAACACTGCTTTCTATTCATTTTTTACTCTGTTTCTTTGTGAAACTTGGGCTGTAGCTTGTTCCATTAAAATGTTGTGAGAAGTGAAATTTCTCTCTGGACTAATGGCTTGTGAAGCTCTTGGAAATTGTACACTGCAGGGGGCCCTTTCACCAGTGATGGAGTGTGTTGGTCAGGCCAAAAAAACAATAGGAAATCAATATGCCTCCCCTCTGCCCTCAAGAGATCTGAGTATACTGGTTTGTGTGCAAAGCCCCACAGCAGCGGCGGTCTCCTTTCAGACGATAAAAGAGCCCCTTTCGCAGGTAGAAGAGTTTAGTCCAGGTCCCAATCGCCCCACTGGGGGTCATGCTGACTCCCTCTATCCCCTTGACAAATAACACTTAacatcaaatacacacattcaggTATTGGCATGAATACACACTGATTTAAAGTGGCTTAAAGCTCTCATACACATAGACCGTATACTGTATGAGAGCCTTTCTAAGCACTTAAAGGTAAAACCAATACACATCCTCGGGAGACATTGTAACCTATATAGTCAGTCAACCCGTGAAATCTCAACTCATAAGATCAATTTAGATGCTGCTTCTCGTGTGATATTATTTTGTATACTCATATAAATGGATTCATCTGGATAACCGTCTCTTTGCAGGTGCTGCTGTCTTGCTCTCATGTTTTCCACAGAGCATGTCTACAGGCCTTTGAGAGGTTTTCAGGGATGAAGCGCTGCCCTATGTGCAGGAGGGAGCGGTATGAAACACGCATGATACACGATGCAGCTCGCCTCTTCAGACACCAGAGTGCCACCAGGTAAATGCAACCAAGTAAATGAATGCAAAATGTAGAATCAttgattcttttgttttgtgactGTATTTTGTGCGTGTGCAGAATCCAAGCATGCTGGAGAGGCTACGTCGCTCGAAAGTGGTACAAGCGTATGAGGAAAACAATCTGCCCAAAAGACAAACGGCTGCGACGCAAATTCTTTGAGGCGAAGGTGAGTGTGGACTGTCACACATCAAGATGTGGTAGATTGGCCACACTAGACGTACAATAAGTATGTGTCCTCAAGTCTCATTTTCTTCTACATCAGCCACATAGCTAAGGCTACaggtagagagggtcgtccactacTCAGacggttggtggtttgatccccggcaCTTCCAGTCTCCATTCAGAAGTGCCTTTGTGCAAggtgctgaaccccaaattgccacTGATGGCTGTGCTGATAGTGTatgagtggttgataagactggaaaagtgctttataatgtaTAATACTATATCGTGAGATGGATGTCACgctatattatataatattacagTCTGTTTACCATTTATTCTGACATTCTTTGACCGTGTAGTCGAATAAAGGTGTTGACGAACATCACATCTTCAGGGTTGAGAAATGGGTCTCAGGGACTCGCTGACCCcactgctaacacacacacgttcacctGCTGTCACCCTCTCGAGCCTCTTTGATGCTTTGTGAATCATACACTGTTTGTCCACTAATGTGAAGAGAGTTGTGTGTGTTCGTCAAACAGTCTGGACATTCCACGGTCAACACAAAAGCACAATGCTTGGGTCTGGTATTCCTTCATCGATCAGCGTGTGTGTAGCGTGTGTATGACTTGGCTGGACAGGAAAGGGTGAAGACGAGAATTCGGCCGGGGTGCTTGGATACCTGACGCAGTTTCTGGCTTCAGGCTTTGTTCTCTTGTCCCATTTCAAAGCCATAAATCATGCGACCACTGGACACGATGGAGGGAATATTTCAGAGCGGCTGACCGATGGTCTCGAGAGCAGCCAGCGGATGGGGTCATATGACTGTGAGGCTTGTGTTGCCTTCACGGTGGCTCCCAGCAAAAGGGAACATTGCCACCTAGTGAACCTCATCCAGCGTGAAGCCTGAGATGATCAAAGATGTCGCGAATCATTTCTCACAAAGTTGTTTCTCATACAAATTCATTCATTGGCCCTAATCTGAAATGCTTGCATGCTCTGTATGCCCGGTGTGTCTTAAAGAACAGGTATatttatatgtctgtgtgttgtaatCTGGTAGAGTGCTCCTGTGCCTCAAAGAGGTTGATTAAACAAAACTGACATATGTATGAGGACCACACTTATAATGTGTTGCAAGGGTCAGAGTGTCCTacacatcccccccccctcgtcaCTCTCCATCATCTCGCCTATAAACTCTGCCCCAACATGTCACGTAAACAAAGACACAGCATTTACTGAACCAATTAACTCTGTTCTGACGCATTAGGCCATGTCCGGGTTCACATGCCCAGGACGGAGTCACCGCCGCTGTCAGACACTTTACATTCAGAATGTGTTTCAGTGGTCGTGGGTGGTCATGAGATTGTCTCATATCTTTTGTCACACCGAGGATGATCTTCAAGAGCTGCGAGCTGTGCAACACGGCGCTGACAGGTCTGATTGACTTGATTTTCAAGGGGAAGACGTATTTGCTTAGCTGACTGTAATGCAAACAGGCGTGTTAGCGCTGGGCTGAAACctgtgtgagacagaggaaccttttctttcagttttcctCATGATAGCAGGAGGCCATAAAGCATCTTTGTACCAGGTGTTgcctgaggggaaaaaagagaaactccactgtttcagtttcagaaaTGTTATCAGCTGATCCCGATGCCCAGCTTTCAATTTTTACTCACTTCGGAGGTCCGACCCTGAGTCAACACATTAAGGGGGACACTACCGGCATCGAGATGGATTACCGTGAGATAACGCCTCTGcgctccacctcctcttccccttCTGTGTCCTCCCCTGTCCCCATCTACTGTGGAGCAATGCAAAGTTCACCAGAGGCTGTACTGTTTGCTTTGACTGTCGAAAAGTCAGCCAGGCTCATAAAACCCTCCATCCGAATAGTTAACAGTTGTTTAATTAGTGATAAAAGCCTAGCTGTAAAGCAATTCTCATGTCACTGTGGCTGGCTATGGGAtggtgtgtatgtatgtgtgtgtgtgtgtcagtaaatAGTTGATTGACGGAAATTTTCGACAACTGTTTTGATCAACATTTAACTTATTTGCCAGCCTCTACATGATTTTGCTGATAGTGATACAGTTATTAACCtagtaaactgaatatctttggATTTTGGCCTCACCTCACggccttcatcatcatcagcagtcTAGTTTGttcagttgtcatggagatggTTTAGGTGATGttattatctccaccaaggaggtcatgttttcaaagCTGTCTGTCAGCATCATCACTCAAAAATTACTCAACCGATTTCCGGGAAAGTTTGTGGAAGAGTAAAGCATGACTCAAGGAAGAACGCATTGAATTTTGGAGCGGATCTGGATAAACGAGAGGATCCAGGACTTttgtttaactttctttaacatggcgagATAGGGCATTCGCCTCTTCGGAGGACTGTGTTCTCCGAGCAGCCCTGTTATTGTCACTTCTGTTACATGCAGAAATTTATTTTTATGGGTCTACTGCACAGTACCTTTGAATTTTATAAATAGCCCCTTCATTGACTATTGAAATTGATTTTGATATAAACAGTAATATGCCTGTTAAGGCATTAATCGTTGCCTAGCAACAGCTGTTGTAAATGGGAGAAGACAGATGAGTTATGggaacacagacacatagaaGGGTTCTTTAAAATGGTCAAATTGAGAATGGAAGACTTGactgtagagagacagagatcaaGATCCATCAGTGCCACACATTATTTCACAGGAGAGAAATTCAATAACCCTCTATTGATTAGCAATCCATTAGTTTTTCCTACCAAACACTGTGTACGAGGCAGACGAGAGAGCATGCTAATGTGACCAtgtatgaaacagaaaatccgtcactgatgtgtgtgtttgcatgtttcccAGCACAGTCTTCCATTTTTTCACTGGTTTCCATTAATTCTCCTTGTTAGTGGGAGACATGACTGTATTGATCTGGCTGTTTAACAACTGCACCCTGTCAGCGTGCCTCAGCCattacaatacacacacacataattagCCTTTGCCGAAAACACGACTCTATTGTGTCCCTGAATGAAACATGCCTCCTTTGTGCCAATAAAATGGTTTTTCTAATTAGTTGCAGGAGTTGAATGACAGCTTTGTCCGATACTGTCACACCGACACGGAGGCTTTTCTGAGTGATATCGACCGCTCCCTGTCATCAAGCAGACGAGTGTTCCAGCAGTTGGAGAGAAAGAGCGTCTCTGAACCACAGGAGAACGACTGGGACCGAATACAGAGCCAGGTCAGACACACTCTGCAGAACGACCACAAGCCATTTGTGCCTTTGAACGTGGCCTTGTAATAAATAATCCAAGTCTGATTCTTCTTCACCCAACCTTGTCTTTCCTTGACATGTTAACGCTTGCTTGGGGAACACAGCGTCACAGCTGCTTTAGATGAAGTAATCCTGTCTCCTGAGGAGATCATTCACTTTTGCAAATGAATGGCAGCGGGCTAATAATCCGCTGTGTTTACAAAAAACACGAGCTAGTCTGATAATGCACGACAGGCTTTTCATCGCTTGGGCGGCTGCGGAGGAACTGAAAAGACTTTAAGATTTGCTCTTCCATAAGGCTCCATTGTTGGCTTTCATAGCAGCCAGTACCATTTTCCATTGAAGGGGTGAGGTGCGTGAGAaggtttggaaaaaaataaaaatctggtgtGAAAAGTTTGAGGAACAAGGGACGAGTGGCTCAGCCTTGACATCAGGTATCAAACAGTGAATGTGCTCAACACAAACCCTGCATCTTCTCCACAGATGCAAGAGCTTGAtatgaaacatttaacattGTTGAATCCAGGTAGCTGTGTTTTTAGTTTATCATTGGCGGTgctgattgatttgtttttataaggATCACTGATAAACATGCCATTGTAAGTAGCAGATTTGTTCAGAAGGATATCCATTCATCGGTTTATGAGCTGATGTTTTGAAGCCTGTAGTTTGGTattttgtccagcgccatcttggttgaTTGAAACcaaagtaaccatatttgggggagcagggggtggagcctgactgagagctggaGGACTTTGCACGCCCACCTACAGTACACACACCTGCCGTGTACCATCGTCTTTGTAACTCTAAATGAGGCCGttctttacaaaatgaacatcatgtaTTGAAGAAGACTAGTGCCTGAGATTTTAAATGCCTTATgcaaatgtttactgacgtaataaatcaagtgagaaatAATCAAACTATTTTAAAACCAGTGCAGTAGTCCCCTGCTGGTAATTGGAGAGAAAACAGGTTTCACGCACTTTCACATTGGGTTCACTTTCCGGATCTGGAGTCTGTGTATATTTTAACAGACAGTAACCCTGCTAGATATTCTGCATCGTCCTTTATTCATTGCATGACTTACAGGTAGATGAACTTGTTTGTTTGAACAGGCTATCCAGAGAGATGTGTGGGACTGTCCCATCTGCCTGACTGCAGTGTGCAGCCTGAACCTCTCAACACAAGCTGCTACATCCA is from Paralichthys olivaceus isolate ysfri-2021 chromosome 17, ASM2471397v2, whole genome shotgun sequence and encodes:
- the rnf32 gene encoding RING finger protein 32 yields the protein MAMRKDLKSNASSKLVITSVAFQDHITRSLLQSDVSLSDPFLRCKRKAATSPHARGRVEGLHRPDDWRDEREYVLDPAPPTLTLAQKMGLVAPPAERLMEDEWLQVKARSVQQGESAQPCAICREEFRLQPQVLLSCSHVFHRACLQAFERFSGMKRCPMCRRERYETRMIHDAARLFRHQSATRIQACWRGYVARKWYKRMRKTICPKDKRLRRKFFEAKLQELNDSFVRYCHTDTEAFLSDIDRSLSSSRRVFQQLERKSVSEPQENDWDRIQSQAIQRDVWDCPICLTAVCSLNLSTQAATSNRHQHRRTVLLSCSHLFHQLCLEAFESFAAVSRPSCPLCRSAYHKRLI